In Aegilops tauschii subsp. strangulata cultivar AL8/78 chromosome 3, Aet v6.0, whole genome shotgun sequence, one genomic interval encodes:
- the LOC109756788 gene encoding wall-associated receptor kinase 1-like: MAAGGGEVVAGGEKCGEGGGELRGSAAARDRDFHVFIVIDQHVCGSNQKWTILVLLAASLQVAAAEQEHEHPPITIDPGCPSQCGRMRIPYPFGTKVGCFLPGFQITCNNTFVPPRAFLGSSFLGGAIQHIISGNYSMDDPDTIQVDDRMDTTPMELMDISVSLAEVQVFGAVSSDCQGKQPCHFYIRRRTYVPYEGPFLISASRNVLTGVGLNVEAELTTSMYGSNSLDSCTSVPNSMAIAKEGPCNAQGCCEAAVPPGLNSIMAMADKKRTDWRKTNANCSFAMVVQKTWYNYSLEVLRLNSSKLLYPRGFPIVLDFTIGNSSCPAQGQPLPQGYACLSGNSSCVEATNRTSYVCKCWEHYDGNPYIPGGCQDINECALREQYPELRDQYPCSSGGICKNRLGGYDCPCKTGMKGDGKTGTCTEKFPLPAKLATGFAALIAFFVLIVLTYQQIKLKRFYDQNGGPVLKGVRNIRIYTRRQLKEITNNHQDVIGEGYFGKVYMGALKDESKVALKKSIKVDKDMKKEFTDEVIIQSQMRHKNIVRLLGCCLQMDVPLLVYEFVVRGSLYDVLFNHRDIVIVDKRLKIAVGSAEGLAYMHSAGESTIRHGDVKSANILLDQYFTPKVSDFRTSKLLARGKDEKTERVIRDMSYIDPVYMQYGTVTQKSDVYSFGIVLIELVTRTPATYDEGRSYVAKFVQATHDKRVSELIDNDITSQIDIKLMEMVSAVAVDCLKPNPNERLDMKQVEQLLDNIIGQSAQPAQDINNQGNPNSTPANVALLTLGFPRRRRCGRSPPSPPVPSPFCSPSPSPLPSPYPRVASPSEATGGSRPALPSGPFPSPLPTAAGLGHRALLVWCRQRRPRSFPPRSATARATGGALRRQRIRRRRGPLGSAVPGGEVAAAWLLGNGVLRWLAAAPSRPRSGPFLAPSGSGRARPGLLGGVSGGRLGDSYGGWQ; encoded by the exons ATGGCAGCTGGAGGCGGGGaggtggtcgccggcggcgagaaatGTGGAGAAGGGGGCGGGGAATTGCGTggctcggcggcggcgagggataGG GATTTCCATGTCTTCATTGTTATAGATCAACATGTCTGCGGTAGCAACCAGAAGTGGACGATTTTAGTGCTCCTTGCAGCAAGTCTGCAGGTAGCCGCTGCCGAGCAAGAGCATGAGCATCCTCCCATCACAATCGATCCGGGCTGCCCCAGCCAGTGCGGTAGGATGAGAATTCCGTACCCATTTGGCACGAAAGTTGGCTGTTTCCTCCCGGGCTTCCAGATCACCTGCAACAACACCTTCGTTCCTCCTCGCGCCTTCCTTGGATCTTCCTTCCTAGGCGGAGCAATCCAGCATATTATCAGTGGGAACTACTCTATGGACGATCCAGATACTATCCAGGTGGACGACCGGATGGATACAACGCCGATGGAGCTCATGGACATCTCGGTCTCCCTTGCTGAAGTTCAGGTATTCGGCGCGGTCAGCTCAGATTGCCAAGGGAAGCAACCCTGCCATTTCTACATTCGTCGAAGAACGTATGTCCCCTATGAGGGGCCTTTCCTCATCTCGGCGAGCCGCAATGTCCTCACCGGTGTCGGCTTGAATGTCGAGGCCGAGTTGACCACTTCCATGTATGGCTCGAACTCCCTAGACAGTTGCACTTCAGTGCCCAACTCAATGGCAATCGCGAAAGAAGGGCCGTGCAACGCGCAAGGCTGCTGTGAAGCCGCCGTCCCCCCAGGATTGAATTCCATCATGGCCATGGCCGACAAGAAGAGGACTGATTGGCGGAAGACCAACGCCAACTGCTCCTTTGCGATGGTGGTGCAGAAGACATGGTACAACTACTCCTTGGAGGT ATTACGCTTAAACTCCTCAAAACTTCTT TACCCGAGGGGCTTTCCCATTGTTCTGGACTTCACCATTGGAAATAGCTCGTGCCCAGCGCAGGGCCAGCCGCTACCTCAGGGCTATGCATGTCTCAGCGGCAACAGCTCGTGCGTGGAGGCAACCAACAGGACCAGTTATGTCTGCAAGTGTTGGGAGCACTACGATGGCAATCCTTACATCCCTGGTGGTTGCCAAG ACATCAATGAGTGTGCCCTCCGAGAGCAGTATCCTGAACTCCGAGATCAGTATCCTTGTTCAAGTGGCGGGATCTGCAAAAACAGACTCGGTGGCTATGATTGCCCATGCAAAACTGGGATGAAAGGCGATGGCAAAACAGGAACCTGCACCGAGAAATTCCCTCTACCAGCTAAGCTGGCTACAG GATTTGCTGCCTTGATTGCTTTCTTCGTCCTCATTGTTCTGACCTACCAACAGATAAAACTCAAAAGATTCTACGACCAAAATGGTGGTCCGGTACTAAAAGGTGTAAGGAATATAAGGATCTATACAAGGAGACAACTTAAGGAAATAACAAATAACCACCAGGATGTCATTGGAGAAGGTTACTTTGGTAAAGTTTATATGGGGGCTCTTAAAGATGAAAGCAAAGTGGCTCTAAAGAAATCTATCAAAGTTGACAAGGACATGAAGAAAGAATTCACTGATGAGGTTATAATCCAATCCCAAATGAGGCACAAGAACATTGTTAGGCTCCTTGGGTGCTGCTTACAAATGGATGTGCCCTTGTTAGTGTACGAGTTTGTAGTGAGAGGCAGTCTATATGATGTTCTCTTTAATCATAGAGATATCGTTATAGTGGATAAACGTTTGAAGATTGCGGTTGGATCAGCTGAAGGTTTAGCATACATGCATTCAGCAGGGGAGAGTACTATCCGTCATGGTGATGTTAAATCTGCCAATATTCTTCTTGATCAATATTTCACTCCAAAAGTTTCAGACTTTCGAACTTCGAAGCTGCTTGCAAGAGGAAAAGACGAGAAGACTGAGCGTGTCATTAGGGACATGAGTTACATAGATCCAGTATATATGCAATATGGGACTGTTACGCAAAAGAGCGATGTGTACAGCTTCGGTATAGTTCTCATAGAGCTTGTCACGAGGACGCCCGCGACATATGATGAAGGGAGGAGCTATGTTGCAAAGTTTGTCCAGGCAACTCATGATAAAAGAGTAAGTGAGCTCATTGACAACGACATTACAAGCCAGATTGATATTAAACTAATGGAAATGGTCAGCGCAGTTGCTGTGGATTGTCTAAAACCAAATCCAAATGAACGCCTAGATATGAAACAAGTAGAACAACTTCTTGACAACATTATTGGACAATCTGCTCAGCCTGCCCAGGACATAAATAACCAAGGAAATCCTAATTCTACTCCAGCTAATGTTGCTTTGCTCACGCTAG ggttcccccgccgccgccgctgcggcagGAGCCCGCCGTCGCCGCCAGTCCCTTCCCCCTTCTGTTCCCCTTCTCCTTCCCCCCTCCCTTCCCCGTACCCCCGCGTCGCCTCCCCAAGCGAGGCGACCGGGGGCTCCCGCCCCGCCCTTCCCAGCGGCCCCTTCCCTTCTCCTCTTCCCACCGCCGCCGGCCTGGGCCACCGGGCCTTGCTCGTGTGGTGCCGCCAGCGGCGGCCCCGTTCTTTCCCCCCGCGCAGCGCCACTGCTCGGGCGACTGGCGGTGCACTTCGGCGACAGCGGATCCGGCGGCGGCGTGGCCCCTTGGGGAGCGCGGTGCCGGgtggcgaggtggcggcggcgtgGCTGCTTGGCAACGGGGTGTTGCGGTGGCTGGCGGCGGCGCCCTCCCGGCCCAGATCGGGGCCCTTTTTGGCCCCATCTGGGTCTGGGCGGGCCCGGCCGGGGCTTCTCGGCGGCGTCTCCGGTGGACGGCTGGGCGACTCGTACGGGGGGTGGCAGTGA